One stretch of Lacrimispora sphenoides DNA includes these proteins:
- a CDS encoding Gfo/Idh/MocA family protein: MEKLRAAIMGCGRISSCYEDAFRRLSDYVELVCAIDIDEDKAKSFGEKFNCHYSTDLESALQYRIDVIHLCLPHYLHPVMAVKAMEAGIHVLTEKPIAISLQDADRMMEVQKLTGKKLGVIYQTRYTKSVEKLKQLISEGYFGKILSARSYLTWNRPASYYEGCDWKGTWDKEGGGVLIDQAIHSMDRVRYMLGSDIEWIEGSVHNHCHEMVHVEDAAEAAIRFKNGCIYSLYACNSYASDAPITIELQGEKGRCGLIQDMGFYESDGCYTEIRNTYETTNVGPDYWGSSHHLQIRDFYESILQDEPVAVDGSEGRKTLEMVKGIYLSSLEKRRIYLPFEDVYYEDLNTQKI, encoded by the coding sequence ATGGAAAAGTTAAGAGCTGCAATTATGGGCTGCGGAAGAATCTCTTCCTGTTATGAAGATGCCTTTCGCAGACTTTCGGATTATGTAGAGTTAGTATGTGCTATCGATATTGACGAAGATAAGGCAAAATCTTTTGGGGAAAAATTCAACTGCCATTACAGTACGGATCTGGAGTCCGCGCTGCAATACCGGATTGATGTAATACATCTGTGCCTTCCCCATTATCTGCACCCGGTTATGGCTGTAAAAGCCATGGAGGCAGGAATACATGTGCTTACTGAAAAGCCCATTGCTATTTCCCTGCAGGATGCTGACCGGATGATGGAGGTACAGAAGCTTACCGGGAAAAAACTGGGTGTCATTTATCAGACCAGATACACAAAAAGTGTGGAGAAGTTAAAACAGCTGATTAGTGAAGGATATTTTGGAAAGATTTTATCTGCCCGGTCTTATCTTACATGGAACCGTCCTGCCTCTTATTATGAGGGATGCGACTGGAAAGGAACCTGGGATAAGGAGGGCGGCGGCGTCCTGATTGACCAGGCCATTCACAGCATGGACCGTGTCCGTTACATGCTGGGCAGTGACATTGAATGGATTGAAGGAAGCGTTCACAACCACTGTCATGAAATGGTGCATGTGGAGGATGCCGCAGAAGCTGCTATTAGATTTAAAAACGGCTGTATCTACAGCCTTTATGCCTGCAATTCCTATGCTTCCGATGCGCCCATTACCATAGAACTCCAGGGTGAGAAGGGACGCTGCGGCCTGATACAGGATATGGGCTTTTATGAATCGGATGGCTGCTATACAGAAATAAGAAATACCTATGAGACCACAAACGTCGGGCCGGATTACTGGGGAAGCAGCCACCATCTTCAGATCAGGGATTTTTATGAATCGATTCTGCAGGATGAACCTGTAGCTGTAGACGGATCGGAAGGCAGGAAGACTTTGGAGATGGTTAAGGGAATCTATTTATCTTCTTTGGAAAAAAGGCGTATTTATCTGCCGTTTGAGGATGTGTATTATGAGGATTTAAATACGCAAAAGATATGA
- a CDS encoding sugar phosphate isomerase/epimerase family protein — MRIGSLIELFQDTDVEGKFAELRSMGMESCQLVCWDQELMNENTADKVHAAAIRHKVDITAFWCGWEGPKVWDFYDGQLTLGLVPEAFRFERMKMLEKGIDFAAMIHVRDVATHVGYMPENPYDPHYQGVLTCLKALVKQCKKNQQNFLFETGQETPVTLKRAIQDIEKDTGKGNVGINLDPANLIMYGKANPVDALEVFGEYVMGIHGKDGKYPTDGHMLGEEVPLGEGKVNYPAFVAKLKEIGYAGDITIEREISGEEQKKDILKAKNLLEQLIKEE, encoded by the coding sequence ATGAGAATCGGAAGTTTGATTGAACTATTTCAGGATACGGATGTGGAAGGTAAATTTGCGGAGCTGCGCTCTATGGGCATGGAAAGCTGCCAGCTGGTGTGCTGGGACCAGGAATTGATGAATGAGAACACTGCAGATAAGGTACATGCCGCAGCAATCCGTCACAAAGTGGATATCACCGCCTTCTGGTGCGGATGGGAAGGTCCAAAAGTATGGGATTTCTATGACGGTCAGCTTACCCTGGGTCTTGTGCCCGAGGCATTCCGTTTTGAGAGAATGAAGATGCTGGAAAAAGGAATTGATTTCGCTGCCATGATCCATGTTCGGGATGTGGCAACCCACGTGGGCTACATGCCGGAAAATCCCTACGACCCCCATTACCAGGGCGTCCTGACATGCTTAAAAGCGCTGGTAAAACAGTGTAAAAAGAATCAGCAGAATTTCCTTTTTGAGACAGGCCAGGAAACCCCGGTCACATTAAAAAGAGCCATACAGGATATCGAAAAGGATACAGGAAAAGGCAATGTGGGAATCAACCTGGACCCTGCCAATTTAATCATGTACGGCAAAGCCAACCCGGTAGACGCCCTGGAAGTATTCGGGGAATACGTGATGGGAATTCACGGAAAGGATGGAAAATATCCTACGGACGGTCATATGCTTGGTGAAGAGGTTCCTCTCGGAGAGGGAAAAGTGAATTATCCCGCCTTTGTGGCAAAGCTGAAAGAAATAGGATATGCGGGAGATATTACCATAGAACGGGAAATATCCGGCGAAGAGCAGAAAAAGGATATTCTCAAGGCTAAAAATCTCCTGGAACAACTGATAAAGGAAGAATAA
- a CDS encoding ROK family transcriptional regulator, with product MKLVNQQLIKNTNLKQLYNSIYRNPGISRAQLSKDSHLSKTAVSSLVDELIARKFVYDSGASDSTNVGRKPNSLLLRAEQYYVAVFLLEEKRLNAALVDITGTSSFCEQVDVPSLDSYILLCQEYIHQTVLQQIDREQFLGICVVVPAMIDPDKREIFATTLNLPEKDFVGQLQHAFSGFPVALLNDTACFAYAEKVYTQITEKDFAFINFGKGIGATLFIHNEMLGRASASYTQFGHYSIDPNGELCSCGNRGCLELMIGEASLKDRISKAGGSPAFRRSSNVTYGDLGQASVYGDMVSCKVVRDIADEFSMALCNLICMVHPKLIIIGGKGKDLGPLFLQEIQECLGTVGFRRMVNSVSVRYSLLDSSALYNGAMKYFFDIHYNFTQDMAGSFFIG from the coding sequence ATGAAACTTGTAAACCAGCAGTTAATTAAAAATACAAATCTAAAGCAATTGTACAATTCCATTTACCGAAACCCAGGGATCTCAAGAGCGCAGCTCTCCAAAGATTCTCACTTAAGTAAGACTGCAGTTTCCTCCCTGGTGGATGAACTGATTGCGCGCAAATTTGTATACGATTCCGGTGCCAGTGACAGTACGAATGTGGGCCGTAAGCCCAACAGTCTGTTGCTTCGTGCGGAACAGTATTATGTGGCTGTTTTCTTACTGGAGGAGAAGAGACTGAATGCGGCCCTGGTGGACATCACCGGCACCTCTTCCTTTTGTGAGCAGGTGGATGTTCCTTCCCTTGACAGCTACATTCTTCTGTGCCAGGAATACATCCATCAGACTGTGCTGCAGCAGATAGACAGGGAACAGTTCCTGGGGATTTGCGTGGTGGTTCCCGCAATGATAGATCCTGACAAGCGGGAAATATTCGCAACAACACTGAATCTTCCGGAAAAAGATTTTGTAGGCCAGCTCCAGCATGCATTCTCCGGTTTTCCGGTGGCTCTTTTAAATGATACGGCCTGCTTTGCTTATGCGGAAAAGGTTTATACTCAGATTACGGAAAAGGATTTCGCATTTATTAACTTCGGGAAAGGGATCGGCGCTACCTTATTCATCCATAATGAGATGCTGGGCCGTGCTTCTGCTTCCTACACCCAGTTCGGTCATTATTCCATTGACCCTAATGGAGAGCTTTGCTCCTGCGGGAACCGGGGATGCCTGGAGTTAATGATCGGGGAAGCGTCCTTAAAAGACCGTATTTCTAAAGCCGGAGGAAGTCCGGCCTTCAGGAGATCTTCGAATGTTACCTATGGGGATCTTGGCCAGGCCAGTGTATATGGTGATATGGTTTCCTGCAAAGTAGTGCGGGATATCGCTGATGAATTTTCCATGGCTTTGTGCAATTTGATCTGTATGGTGCATCCAAAGCTGATTATTATCGGAGGTAAGGGAAAAGATCTTGGGCCTTTATTTCTCCAGGAGATTCAGGAATGTCTGGGCACCGTGGGATTTCGCCGCATGGTGAACTCCGTCAGCGTCAGGTACAGCCTTCTGGATTCCAGCGCCCTTTATAATGGCGCAATGAAATATTTCTTTGATATCCATTACAATTTTACTCAGGATATGGCTGGAAGCTTTTTTATCGGCTGA
- a CDS encoding carbohydrate ABC transporter permease has translation MYMETWTKFRFPMLISNTLLYTACTVCVIALLAPMAAYKLARTKGRLSAACFALIIMPMMVPFQSYMITLTRLVASLGMTGNKIGYILVSTGLCMPLAVYMIHGFVKNVPIELEECACIDGASKVRTYFTIVLPLLKPILTTVVVLDTLATWNDIITNQLIVGGNARAMNIQNALYMQFSAQSADWEHALPGIVMSMAPSLIFFVFMQKHIVGGITAGAVKG, from the coding sequence ATGTACATGGAAACATGGACGAAATTCCGATTTCCGATGCTCATCAGCAATACCCTGCTATATACGGCATGCACAGTATGCGTGATCGCGCTGCTGGCTCCTATGGCGGCCTATAAGCTGGCAAGGACAAAGGGCAGATTGTCCGCGGCGTGCTTTGCACTCATTATCATGCCAATGATGGTACCCTTCCAGTCCTACATGATCACTTTGACCAGGCTGGTGGCAAGTCTTGGCATGACAGGGAATAAGATCGGATATATCCTGGTAAGTACAGGGCTGTGTATGCCCCTGGCAGTCTATATGATTCATGGGTTTGTAAAAAATGTTCCCATTGAGCTGGAGGAATGCGCCTGTATTGACGGTGCTTCCAAGGTGAGGACCTATTTCACCATTGTTCTCCCGCTGCTAAAGCCCATCCTGACAACAGTCGTGGTTCTGGACACTCTTGCTACATGGAATGATATCATCACCAACCAGTTGATCGTCGGAGGAAATGCCCGGGCAATGAACATCCAGAATGCGCTTTACATGCAGTTTTCCGCCCAGTCGGCGGACTGGGAACACGCCCTTCCGGGAATCGTGATGTCCATGGCCCCAAGCCTGATCTTCTTTGTTTTCATGCAGAAGCATATTGTGGGAGGCATTACGGCCGGAGCTGTCAAGGGCTGA
- a CDS encoding ABC transporter substrate-binding protein: MMKRALAILMTTALAVPSLTACSGSVSKDQAKTAEEITLKVFDAHAYGLEEYAEMAKKFEEAHPGVKIEVQHAANDSSTLLQSRVNSGDIPDVFDVESGTAAQKYYEYAYNWTEDKEVLGKFKETALETGKDGDGNIMSLPWTYENLGLIYNIELFEKAGITELPDTMDELEAACEKLSAAGITPFALAAKETWVLHHLSTHFMMDKSLDAKGVVDKLNSGDLAFKDMKNFQNLFRLLDLAVKYGPDKPLEIDWETSENMLANGEAAIIHMGDWCQSTLDSFNPDARLAFLPCPVSDNPEDATLLSSCNWTYIVNKDSKHLDLAKEYLEYILTSEEGQKWMCDGVGGVPGAKTTMEVKGALANDASAYVENGKTNGWIHTIAPTGYSDIVGPAMQAYMIGDMTAQQVTEEFQKGWQIQKN, encoded by the coding sequence ATGATGAAGAGAGCATTGGCTATCCTGATGACAACGGCATTGGCTGTTCCCAGCCTTACAGCATGCAGCGGAAGCGTCTCAAAGGATCAGGCAAAAACGGCGGAAGAAATCACCTTAAAGGTATTTGACGCCCATGCATACGGCCTTGAAGAGTATGCAGAGATGGCTAAAAAATTCGAAGAAGCCCACCCTGGCGTTAAAATCGAAGTACAGCACGCCGCAAACGACAGCAGTACGCTGCTTCAGTCCCGCGTGAATTCAGGAGATATCCCGGATGTATTTGATGTAGAATCCGGTACGGCAGCCCAGAAATATTATGAATATGCTTATAACTGGACAGAGGATAAAGAAGTATTAGGCAAATTCAAGGAAACTGCCCTGGAAACGGGAAAAGACGGGGACGGAAACATCATGTCACTTCCATGGACCTATGAGAATTTGGGCCTGATCTATAACATTGAGCTGTTTGAAAAAGCCGGAATCACAGAACTACCGGATACCATGGATGAGCTTGAGGCAGCCTGTGAAAAGCTGTCTGCAGCCGGGATCACACCTTTTGCTTTGGCAGCAAAGGAAACATGGGTCCTTCATCACCTTTCCACTCATTTTATGATGGATAAGTCCCTGGATGCAAAGGGAGTCGTGGATAAATTAAACAGCGGTGATCTTGCCTTTAAGGATATGAAGAATTTCCAGAATCTCTTCCGTCTTCTGGATCTGGCTGTGAAATATGGTCCTGATAAGCCACTTGAAATCGACTGGGAAACAAGCGAAAACATGCTGGCAAACGGAGAGGCAGCCATTATCCATATGGGCGACTGGTGCCAGTCTACCCTGGATTCCTTTAACCCCGATGCCCGCCTGGCATTCCTTCCCTGTCCGGTAAGTGATAATCCGGAAGATGCCACACTGCTGTCTTCCTGTAACTGGACCTATATCGTGAACAAGGATTCCAAGCATTTGGATCTGGCAAAGGAATATCTGGAGTATATCCTCACATCAGAGGAAGGCCAGAAATGGATGTGTGACGGTGTAGGAGGCGTTCCAGGAGCTAAGACAACCATGGAAGTTAAGGGGGCTCTTGCCAATGATGCGTCAGCATACGTGGAAAATGGAAAGACAAACGGCTGGATCCACACCATTGCGCCTACGGGATATTCTGATATCGTTGGTCCTGCGATGCAGGCGTATATGATAGGGGATATGACAGCGCAGCAGGTGACTGAGGAGTTCCAGAAGGGATGGCAGATCCAGAAAAACTGA
- a CDS encoding methyl-accepting chemotaxis protein, with amino-acid sequence MGDASANVRVLTKDEVGELMESFKAMVENTRRQAQAAEAIARGDLTVDVKVNSEKDVLGIALSSIVEKNNHILSQICNTSGQVLSGAGQISEASIRLSEGAGHQAGSLQELAAAVTEVKNRIGLSTDHAAMAMTCANEVRHGAVDGNRHMEDMLKAMDEINLSSSNISKVIKAIEDIAFQTNLLSLNASVEAARAGQYGKGFAVVADEVRSLAARSAKAAKETADMIESSIQRAEHGMKIAKTTADAFNKIVGGIEQVAGLAEQIAGASSEQASGIARINDEISQVSNAVQVNSAASEESTAATAELYKQAEALKVMVQTFKLKTPC; translated from the coding sequence GTGGGAGATGCAAGCGCAAACGTGCGGGTCCTCACAAAGGATGAAGTGGGAGAATTGATGGAATCCTTCAAGGCGATGGTGGAAAACACCAGGAGACAGGCTCAGGCAGCCGAAGCAATAGCCCGCGGAGATCTGACTGTGGATGTGAAAGTTAATTCGGAAAAGGATGTTCTCGGCATTGCATTAAGCAGCATCGTAGAGAAGAACAACCACATTCTGTCTCAAATATGCAATACGTCGGGACAGGTTTTAAGTGGGGCCGGCCAAATATCGGAAGCAAGCATACGTCTGTCAGAAGGGGCAGGCCATCAGGCGGGATCCCTTCAGGAGCTGGCTGCTGCTGTAACAGAGGTAAAAAACCGGATCGGCTTAAGTACAGATCATGCGGCCATGGCCATGACATGTGCAAATGAGGTCAGACACGGAGCCGTGGATGGCAACAGGCACATGGAGGATATGCTGAAAGCCATGGATGAGATCAACCTGTCTTCGTCAAATATCTCAAAGGTAATTAAGGCGATCGAGGACATTGCCTTCCAGACAAACTTGCTGTCATTAAACGCTTCGGTAGAGGCCGCAAGGGCGGGCCAGTACGGAAAAGGTTTTGCAGTTGTGGCGGATGAGGTGCGTAGTCTTGCGGCCCGTTCGGCAAAAGCTGCAAAGGAGACCGCAGACATGATAGAAAGTTCTATACAGAGAGCAGAGCATGGGATGAAGATCGCAAAGACCACTGCAGACGCTTTTAACAAAATTGTGGGTGGGATAGAGCAGGTCGCCGGATTGGCGGAACAAATTGCCGGTGCATCGTCGGAGCAAGCTTCCGGTATCGCCCGCATAAACGATGAAATCAGCCAGGTATCCAATGCGGTGCAGGTAAATTCGGCAGCGTCTGAGGAAAGTACTGCTGCAACGGCTGAGCTGTACAAGCAGGCGGAAGCGCTGAAGGTAATGGTGCAGACCTTCAAGCTTAAAACACCCTGTTAA
- a CDS encoding Gfo/Idh/MocA family protein encodes MKVGLIGCGGMGTTHNLSLKALSTKMNVEVTALADCRPEFLEKAAIQWPNARQYKTGMELLETESLDSVHICLPSYLHTEHALAAMDKGMNVFVEKPVCLTEEEAEKLMEAQKRNGVQVMVGQVVRSFDEYRYLKECYDTGRFGALKSITMQRVSGDAAWGYEDWFHEEGKSGSVVLDLHVHDLDFLRYMLGEPDSFDVRATAFSSGMINQIFTAYEFGKVFAITEGIWDISSSLPFEASFHACFEEASVVFKGREETPLTIYKNDGRIEHPKLHREYDVNDDSAGINISNLGPYYTEIKYFIQCLQEGKPVEVAPLEEGIQSVRQAIREWKQAKEYVTKR; translated from the coding sequence ATGAAAGTAGGACTGATCGGATGCGGAGGAATGGGCACAACTCATAACCTATCGTTAAAGGCGTTGTCAACAAAAATGAATGTAGAAGTGACGGCCCTGGCAGACTGCAGGCCGGAATTTCTGGAAAAGGCCGCAATACAATGGCCCAATGCCAGGCAGTATAAAACTGGTATGGAGCTGCTGGAGACGGAATCCCTGGACAGCGTCCATATCTGCCTCCCCAGTTATCTCCATACGGAGCATGCGCTGGCAGCTATGGATAAGGGAATGAATGTATTTGTCGAGAAGCCTGTATGCCTGACAGAGGAAGAGGCCGAAAAGCTTATGGAAGCCCAGAAAAGAAATGGGGTTCAGGTAATGGTAGGACAGGTGGTAAGATCCTTTGATGAATACCGGTATTTAAAAGAGTGCTACGATACCGGAAGGTTTGGAGCGCTGAAATCCATCACTATGCAGAGAGTCAGCGGAGATGCCGCCTGGGGATATGAGGACTGGTTCCACGAGGAGGGAAAAAGCGGTTCCGTTGTGCTGGACCTCCATGTACATGACTTAGATTTCCTACGGTACATGCTGGGAGAACCGGATTCCTTTGATGTAAGGGCCACTGCCTTTTCCAGCGGCATGATCAACCAGATCTTTACCGCCTATGAATTCGGCAAGGTTTTTGCCATAACGGAAGGAATATGGGACATAAGCTCCTCTCTTCCTTTTGAAGCCAGCTTCCATGCATGCTTTGAGGAGGCTAGTGTCGTATTTAAGGGACGGGAGGAAACACCTCTGACTATTTATAAAAATGACGGCAGAATCGAGCATCCGAAGCTCCACCGGGAGTATGACGTAAACGATGACTCTGCCGGAATCAACATATCCAATCTGGGGCCTTATTATACGGAAATAAAATATTTCATCCAATGTCTCCAGGAAGGAAAACCTGTTGAGGTCGCCCCTCTGGAGGAAGGCATTCAGTCTGTACGCCAGGCGATCAGGGAATGGAAACAGGCAAAGGAGTATGTAACTAAAAGGTAA
- a CDS encoding carbohydrate ABC transporter permease: MADPEKLNPQFEKPEPDGNGNPGGMKVKNKGKAKDLLIFALFVFPAVAFVLFSTDVPFLMNLYYSVFDWNGISKDMKFVGLQNFVNIFSDDTLFWKSAAFTLKFSVFFVVTVNIISLTVALVMSEEKKSSSVGRAFYYIPYIISLTAISLIWKFILGPGFEALYQATGWEVFHWSWLGSSKLAFFVVVIMTVWQNLGFYMVNYIAGIISVPRELIEAAKIDGANKFQVLRRVTIPLIMPAVSICMLTSLTFSFKLFDVIMVFTKGGPANSTISVAYNIYKEAFFNNRYGMATAKSLVFVVFVLMITAVQLKVTKGKEIEA; encoded by the coding sequence ATGGCAGATCCAGAAAAACTGAACCCTCAGTTTGAGAAACCGGAGCCTGACGGAAACGGAAACCCAGGAGGCATGAAAGTGAAAAACAAAGGAAAAGCAAAAGATTTATTGATATTCGCATTGTTTGTATTTCCAGCGGTGGCGTTTGTACTGTTTTCTACAGACGTACCATTTCTGATGAACCTGTACTACTCGGTCTTTGACTGGAATGGGATCAGTAAGGACATGAAGTTCGTAGGACTTCAAAACTTTGTTAATATATTCTCAGATGATACACTGTTTTGGAAAAGCGCTGCATTTACACTAAAGTTCTCGGTGTTTTTTGTAGTGACGGTAAACATTATATCCCTGACTGTTGCCCTGGTCATGTCGGAGGAAAAGAAAAGCTCAAGCGTGGGGCGGGCATTTTATTACATACCTTATATCATAAGCCTGACGGCCATCAGCCTGATCTGGAAATTCATCCTCGGTCCCGGGTTTGAGGCTCTGTATCAGGCAACCGGCTGGGAGGTGTTTCACTGGAGCTGGCTGGGTTCATCGAAGCTTGCATTTTTCGTAGTCGTAATTATGACCGTGTGGCAGAATCTGGGATTCTATATGGTGAATTATATTGCCGGCATCATTTCCGTACCAAGGGAACTAATCGAAGCCGCCAAAATAGACGGAGCCAACAAATTCCAGGTGTTAAGAAGGGTGACTATTCCCTTGATCATGCCTGCTGTTTCCATCTGTATGCTTACCTCCCTGACATTCTCATTTAAACTGTTTGATGTCATCATGGTGTTTACCAAGGGCGGACCGGCCAATTCCACCATTTCCGTGGCATACAACATCTATAAGGAAGCATTTTTTAACAACCGTTACGGAATGGCTACCGCAAAGTCACTGGTATTTGTAGTTTTCGTGCTTATGATCACTGCAGTACAGCTTAAGGTAACTAAGGGTAAGGAGATAGAGGCGTAA